A part of Magnetospirillum sp. genomic DNA contains:
- a CDS encoding dihydrodipicolinate synthase family protein has protein sequence MSVSKSNPRIGLSCALSTAFLPNGAIDLPRTLAQARWVLDDGCDSVTMFGTTGEGASIDLAERHAALGALAGAGFDLPKQIIAGVTAATIGETVEQCRAGYDYGCRALLLAPPFYFPDPSEEGMFRWYAAVFERLGGRLRDVLIYHIPSMTRVAFSPALLGRLRKAFPEAVIGIKDSTGSWESAKSFLDAHKDLQILVGDERLLARAVREGGSGSICGLANLRPDILRPAAWEGKDDPRIAACVTAIIADPFMPAVKALIAWRQKDPEWLRMRAPVIELDAARARALELRFDAATASVAAE, from the coding sequence ATGTCCGTATCGAAGTCCAACCCGCGCATCGGTCTCTCCTGCGCCCTCTCGACAGCGTTTCTGCCGAACGGTGCTATCGACCTGCCGCGCACTTTGGCGCAAGCGCGCTGGGTGCTCGACGATGGCTGCGACAGCGTGACGATGTTCGGCACCACCGGCGAAGGTGCTTCGATCGATCTTGCGGAGCGTCATGCCGCGTTGGGCGCCCTAGCCGGTGCGGGCTTTGATCTCCCCAAACAGATAATCGCCGGCGTTACGGCTGCAACGATCGGCGAAACGGTCGAACAATGCCGCGCGGGCTACGACTATGGGTGCCGCGCCCTGCTTTTGGCGCCGCCCTTCTACTTTCCCGATCCGTCGGAAGAGGGCATGTTTCGCTGGTATGCCGCCGTGTTCGAGCGGCTCGGCGGACGGCTGCGCGACGTGCTGATTTACCATATCCCGAGCATGACACGCGTCGCCTTTTCTCCCGCATTGCTGGGGCGTTTGCGCAAAGCGTTTCCCGAAGCCGTGATCGGCATCAAGGACAGCACGGGCAGCTGGGAGTCGGCAAAATCCTTCCTCGATGCGCACAAGGATCTGCAGATTCTCGTCGGCGACGAGCGCCTGCTTGCGCGCGCGGTCCGCGAAGGCGGATCGGGGTCGATCTGCGGGCTTGCCAACCTGCGTCCGGATATTCTGCGGCCGGCCGCGTGGGAGGGAAAAGACGATCCGCGAATCGCCGCGTGCGTAACTGCGATTATCGCAGATCCCTTCATGCCTGCGGTCAAAGCACTGATCGCGTGGCGGCAGAAGGACCCCGAATGGCTGCGCATGCGCGCGCCCGTGATTGAGCTCGATGCGGCGCGCGCGCGCGCGCTCGAATTGCGCTTCGACGCGGCAACGGCCTCGGTCGCGGCCGAATGA
- a CDS encoding substrate-binding domain-containing protein, whose product MTLRRLADELGLSPTTVSRALAGYDDVAAATRAKVVRAAKRLGYVPNAAAVGFRTGRSRAVGVVLPAQPGHFDDPFFLQVLTAIGRRLAEADFDLLVAAAQPGEAELKVYRRLVDARRVDGMIVARARLDDERIAFLQDRDFPFIVHGRTRTKRPYAWLDIDGHAAFRDATLRLAAMGHRRIALINAPDHYTFAHYREAGWRTAHAALAMPTGEFRAAEATEENGHRLAAELLALRVPPTALLCGTDRLAVGALRAIAQAGLGAGRDVSVIGYDDLPVASYTQPALTTVAQPWTQAGEKLVEMLLALFAGAKPEMLCELWQGKLVVRGSDGPAPGHDTEKDVKTTHVKKGEKPNAQTTHR is encoded by the coding sequence ATGACGCTGCGCCGCTTGGCCGACGAACTCGGCCTTTCTCCCACCACTGTTTCGCGCGCATTGGCCGGCTACGACGATGTGGCGGCGGCGACACGTGCCAAAGTCGTGCGGGCTGCCAAGCGACTCGGCTATGTGCCCAATGCCGCCGCCGTCGGTTTCCGCACTGGGCGCAGCCGGGCGGTCGGCGTGGTTTTGCCCGCCCAGCCCGGCCATTTCGACGATCCATTCTTTCTGCAAGTATTGACGGCGATCGGTCGTCGCCTTGCCGAAGCCGATTTCGATCTGCTGGTCGCCGCCGCCCAGCCCGGCGAGGCCGAGCTCAAAGTTTATCGCAGGCTCGTCGATGCGCGACGCGTGGACGGCATGATCGTTGCGCGTGCCAGACTCGACGACGAACGCATCGCGTTTCTGCAGGACCGCGATTTTCCGTTCATCGTGCACGGGCGGACGCGCACGAAGCGGCCCTATGCGTGGCTCGATATCGACGGTCACGCGGCTTTTCGCGACGCAACGCTGCGCCTTGCGGCGATGGGCCATCGGCGCATTGCGCTCATCAATGCGCCGGACCACTACACCTTCGCGCACTACCGCGAAGCGGGCTGGCGTACAGCACATGCGGCACTCGCAATGCCGACGGGGGAGTTCCGTGCGGCCGAAGCCACCGAAGAGAACGGCCATCGCCTTGCGGCCGAGCTCTTGGCGCTGCGCGTGCCGCCGACCGCGCTACTGTGCGGCACCGATCGTTTGGCCGTCGGCGCGTTGCGCGCGATCGCCCAGGCAGGGCTTGGGGCAGGTCGCGATGTTTCGGTGATCGGCTACGACGATCTGCCGGTCGCAAGCTACACGCAGCCCGCCTTAACCACCGTTGCGCAACCCTGGACGCAAGCGGGCGAAAAGCTCGTCGAAATGCTGCTTGCACTTTTTGCGGGCGCCAAACCCGAAATGCTCTGTGAATTGTGGCAAGGCAAGCTCGTCGTGCGCGGGTCCGATGGACCGGCACCAGGCCACGATACGGAAAAAGACGTCAAAACGACGCACGTAAAAAAGGGAGAGAAACCAAATGCGCAAACAACTCATCGCTAG
- a CDS encoding ABC transporter substrate-binding protein produces the protein MRKQLIASAAILLGLGFLPQAQAQETVFMSTQLRPIEEAQKVRDVILKGFAGQAVYVTEQPQQLNVRMRAEAAAGRRTVSVIGALHGELQPLQPMGALDDISDVAAKLADRGIPANLMSLGKLGGSTQAYIPWMQATYIMVANRQALPFLPAGADINALSYDQLKEWAKNVRERTGQRRLGFPAGPTGLMPRFFQGYLYPSYTGSAVSAFRSAEAEAMWTNFKDLWQYVQPNSTSYNFMQEPLLADEVWIAFDHVARVLDALRQRPNDFVTFPAPAGPKGRGYMPVVAGLSIAKDAPNRAGAVALIDHLSTARTQLVTAAEVGFFPVVKADLPADLAPGVRLAANAIALTQNARDALVSLLPIGLGDKGGEFNKVYIDTFTRIVLRNEPARAVLDREAENLRAIMNATAAPCWAPDPVSTGACPVN, from the coding sequence ATGCGCAAACAACTCATCGCTAGTGCGGCGATTCTGCTGGGGCTCGGCTTCCTGCCGCAAGCCCAGGCTCAGGAAACCGTCTTTATGTCGACGCAGCTGCGGCCAATCGAGGAAGCGCAGAAAGTGCGCGACGTGATCCTCAAGGGTTTTGCCGGGCAGGCGGTCTATGTGACCGAGCAGCCGCAGCAGCTTAATGTGCGCATGCGCGCCGAAGCGGCCGCCGGTCGTCGTACGGTCAGCGTGATTGGCGCCCTTCACGGCGAATTGCAGCCGTTGCAGCCGATGGGTGCTCTCGACGACATCTCGGACGTCGCCGCAAAGCTCGCCGATCGAGGTATTCCCGCCAATCTGATGTCGCTCGGCAAGCTTGGCGGCAGCACGCAGGCCTATATTCCGTGGATGCAGGCGACTTACATCATGGTCGCCAACCGCCAAGCGTTGCCGTTCCTGCCGGCAGGTGCCGACATCAACGCGCTCAGCTACGACCAGCTCAAGGAATGGGCGAAGAACGTGCGCGAGCGCACCGGCCAACGCCGCCTCGGCTTCCCGGCTGGGCCGACGGGGCTGATGCCGCGCTTCTTCCAGGGCTATCTCTATCCGTCCTACACCGGCAGCGCCGTCTCTGCTTTCCGCTCGGCCGAAGCCGAAGCGATGTGGACGAATTTCAAGGACCTCTGGCAGTACGTGCAGCCCAACTCGACCAGCTACAATTTCATGCAAGAGCCGTTGCTGGCCGACGAAGTATGGATTGCGTTCGACCATGTGGCGCGCGTGCTTGATGCATTGCGCCAGCGGCCCAACGATTTCGTCACGTTCCCGGCACCCGCCGGCCCGAAAGGCCGCGGCTACATGCCCGTCGTTGCGGGCCTGTCGATCGCCAAGGACGCGCCGAACCGGGCAGGGGCTGTGGCGCTGATCGACCATCTGAGCACGGCGCGCACGCAGCTTGTGACCGCGGCCGAAGTCGGCTTTTTCCCGGTCGTCAAAGCCGATCTGCCGGCCGATCTTGCCCCCGGCGTGCGACTTGCCGCCAACGCGATCGCGCTCACGCAGAATGCGCGCGACGCCCTCGTGAGCCTCCTGCCGATCGGGCTCGGCGACAAGGGTGGGGAGTTCAACAAGGTCTATATCGACACGTTCACGCGTATCGTGCTGCGCAACGAGCCGGCGCGCGCCGTGCTCGACCGCGAGGCCGAGAATCTGCGCGCGATCATGAATGCGACGGCTGCACCGTGCTGGGCCCCGGATCCGGTCAGCACGGGCGCTTGCCCGGTCAACTGA
- a CDS encoding sugar ABC transporter permease: protein MQARPAYLPYLLLAPSVLFLAAFFLYPLAETILLSLRTAEGFSLDNYRRMAGDLNFASALGNTFLLVGVVVPLQIALALGLAQMLTKISRGREMVLWVWTIPMGVSDLAAGLVWLALLTDRGYVNSALFALGLIDGPTGWLSYETPITLFVAIVLAEVWRATAIVLVILVAGFGLIPKEYGEAAEIFGATPWQRFTRVTLPLLKPSLQTALILRTVLAFEVFAVVFALGGRNFPVLVSEAYVWQFENQSYAVAAAYAVVVMAISLAATALYLRVLRTKPEARL, encoded by the coding sequence ATGCAAGCGCGCCCCGCTTATCTGCCCTACCTGCTGTTGGCACCGTCGGTGTTGTTCCTGGCGGCGTTCTTTCTCTATCCGCTTGCCGAAACGATCCTGCTGTCGCTGCGCACGGCCGAAGGATTCTCGCTCGACAATTATCGCCGCATGGCGGGCGACCTCAATTTCGCCTCGGCCCTGGGCAATACGTTCCTGCTCGTGGGCGTGGTAGTGCCGCTGCAGATAGCGCTGGCGCTCGGCCTTGCCCAGATGCTCACGAAGATTTCGCGCGGACGCGAAATGGTGCTGTGGGTCTGGACGATCCCGATGGGCGTGTCGGATCTTGCCGCAGGGCTCGTCTGGCTCGCCCTGTTGACCGACCGCGGCTACGTGAACAGCGCCCTCTTCGCCCTCGGCCTAATCGACGGGCCAACCGGCTGGCTCTCCTACGAAACGCCGATTACGCTGTTCGTCGCGATCGTGCTGGCCGAGGTGTGGCGCGCGACCGCGATTGTTCTCGTGATCCTCGTTGCAGGCTTCGGCCTCATTCCGAAAGAATACGGCGAGGCTGCCGAGATATTCGGCGCCACGCCTTGGCAGCGCTTCACGCGCGTGACCTTACCTCTGCTCAAGCCGAGCCTGCAGACGGCGCTTATTCTACGCACCGTGCTAGCGTTCGAGGTCTTCGCGGTCGTTTTTGCGTTGGGCGGTCGGAATTTTCCGGTGCTCGTCAGCGAAGCCTATGTCTGGCAGTTCGAAAACCAAAGCTACGCCGTCGCCGCTGCCTATGCGGTCGTCGTAATGGCGATCTCGCTTGCGGCGACGGCGCTCTACCTGCGCGTGCTGCGGACCAAGCCGGAGGCGCGGCTGTGA
- a CDS encoding carbohydrate ABC transporter permease: MRPRSLLFWAGVATMCAWVLVPIWLIAAGAIGGRQGVFLWPKSMLPPEFTFSALALFLRIEGVGKALWNSMTAAAMTMVFATLLGTPAGYALARFSFRGQNAYRLLILLTRAFPIAILALPLTVAFIRWGLYDTTLGVALVHTALALPFAALVTSSLFVGIPRELEEAAWIFGCTRLQAFVKVVLPLALPGIAATGLFAFVISWNEVFAASVLTVRERTLTAYLLTVLSESPLHFRFAGGLVLILPSVVFIFAVRRYLFAMWGIANR, translated from the coding sequence ATGCGCCCGCGCAGTCTCCTGTTTTGGGCTGGTGTCGCGACGATGTGCGCCTGGGTGCTCGTGCCGATCTGGCTCATCGCAGCCGGTGCGATTGGTGGACGCCAAGGCGTGTTTCTGTGGCCCAAATCTATGCTGCCCCCTGAGTTTACCTTTTCGGCGCTCGCGCTGTTCTTGCGCATCGAAGGGGTAGGCAAGGCGCTGTGGAACAGCATGACGGCCGCCGCGATGACGATGGTGTTTGCGACATTGCTGGGCACGCCCGCCGGCTATGCGCTCGCACGCTTCTCGTTCCGCGGCCAGAACGCTTATCGGTTGCTGATTCTGCTTACACGCGCTTTTCCGATCGCGATCCTCGCATTGCCTTTGACGGTCGCGTTCATCCGCTGGGGACTCTACGACACGACGCTCGGCGTGGCGCTCGTCCATACGGCGCTCGCTCTGCCGTTCGCGGCCCTCGTCACGTCGAGCCTGTTCGTCGGCATTCCGCGCGAACTCGAAGAGGCGGCTTGGATTTTCGGCTGCACAAGGCTGCAGGCCTTCGTCAAAGTCGTTCTGCCGCTGGCCTTGCCCGGCATTGCGGCAACCGGCCTGTTCGCCTTCGTGATCTCGTGGAACGAGGTGTTTGCCGCCTCCGTGCTCACGGTACGCGAGCGCACACTGACCGCGTATCTGCTGACCGTGCTCTCGGAATCGCCGCTGCATTTCCGTTTCGCCGGCGGGCTCGTGCTTATCCTCCCGTCGGTCGTCTTCATCTTTGCCGTGCGTCGCTATCTGTTTGCGATGTGGGGCATTGCCAACCGCTGA
- a CDS encoding ABC transporter ATP-binding protein, translating to MAGISIESVRKSFGSMTALKELSLNIEDGEFVALLGPSGCGKTTLLRIVAGLETRSAGRILVGGRDVSDLPPRERKLAMVFQNYAVFPHMTVYENIAFGLRMAKADRTKVDRQVQRAAGLMHIEHLLARHPGQLSGGQRQRVAVARALAVEPSVLLMDEPLSNLDALLRMEMRAELKAVLREAGTTTLYVTHDQTEAMGLADRIAVMRDGRIEQLAPPMAVYRTPATVFVGSFVGAPPMNFLRCQAIDGTVAIGALKLACPRTSGEIVMGVRAEDLLPATADTGLPFEVRVVEPLGAHALLTGNAHGQQVRVVYAGERDVAAGETLHLAPIAGRICWMDAADGRAIEGRT from the coding sequence ATGGCCGGAATCTCGATCGAGAGCGTGCGCAAGAGTTTCGGGAGCATGACGGCGCTCAAGGAGCTTTCGCTCAATATCGAGGACGGCGAGTTCGTCGCGTTGCTGGGCCCGTCGGGCTGCGGCAAGACGACGCTGCTGCGCATCGTGGCCGGGCTCGAGACGCGCAGCGCTGGCCGTATCCTCGTCGGCGGACGCGACGTGAGCGACCTGCCGCCGCGGGAGCGCAAGCTTGCGATGGTGTTCCAGAACTATGCTGTGTTCCCGCACATGACGGTGTACGAAAACATCGCTTTCGGCTTGCGCATGGCCAAGGCCGATCGCACCAAGGTCGACCGACAGGTCCAGCGCGCGGCGGGCCTCATGCATATCGAGCATCTGCTGGCCCGCCATCCGGGGCAGCTTTCTGGCGGCCAGCGCCAGCGCGTGGCTGTCGCGCGTGCGCTTGCGGTCGAGCCGAGCGTGCTGCTGATGGACGAACCTTTGTCCAATCTCGATGCGTTGCTGCGCATGGAGATGCGCGCCGAGCTCAAAGCCGTGCTGCGCGAGGCGGGCACGACGACGCTGTACGTCACGCACGATCAGACCGAAGCGATGGGGCTTGCCGACCGCATTGCGGTTATGCGTGACGGCCGGATCGAGCAGCTCGCTCCGCCGATGGCGGTCTATCGCACGCCTGCGACGGTTTTCGTCGGTTCGTTCGTCGGTGCACCGCCGATGAATTTTCTGCGCTGCCAGGCCATCGACGGCACAGTCGCGATCGGTGCGTTGAAGCTCGCCTGTCCGCGCACCAGCGGCGAGATTGTCATGGGCGTGCGCGCCGAGGATTTGTTGCCGGCGACGGCCGACACGGGGCTGCCTTTCGAGGTGCGCGTGGTCGAACCGCTGGGCGCCCATGCGCTGCTGACCGGGAATGCGCACGGCCAGCAGGTCCGCGTCGTTTATGCGGGCGAACGCGATGTTGCGGCCGGCGAAACGCTTCATCTTGCCCCCATCGCGGGGCGCATTTGCTGGATGGATGCGGCCGACGGCCGCGCAATAGAAGGACGTACATGA
- a CDS encoding trehalase family glycosidase gives MNAYIEKAQGILRANDKGGYTVPTARLYPFQWNWDSAFVAMGWQTFDEAAAWREVESLLKGQWDDGMVPHIVFHTASDQYFPGPDVWGTHHAPSTSGITQPPVLASAVARLVANARDKGLAEAKGAAIYRQLLANHRWWSRARDPLQTGLVAVLHPWETGMDNSPAWDTAFARVPTNTTTVVKRRDTSHVDAGHRPHNIDYQRFIHLVDCYRDAGWDPARMWQVAPFKVADVSINAILVRAEVDLLGLAARFGTAAEQAEIAKRATRMKQALATLWQPKLGLFGSRDLIADAPIEVATSAGFLPLYADAANAAQAAQMGATLDRWRSQVDVLVPSTPPESPAFEALRYWRGPVWAVVNWMIADGFARAGDAVHAQQISASTRSAIERAGFGENFNPLSGAAGGGGTFSWTAAIYLLLAEKG, from the coding sequence ATGAACGCGTATATCGAAAAGGCGCAGGGTATTCTGCGCGCAAACGACAAGGGCGGCTACACCGTGCCGACGGCTCGGCTCTATCCGTTCCAGTGGAATTGGGACTCGGCCTTCGTTGCAATGGGCTGGCAGACATTCGACGAGGCTGCCGCATGGCGCGAAGTCGAGAGCCTGCTCAAGGGCCAATGGGACGACGGCATGGTGCCGCATATCGTGTTCCACACCGCGAGCGACCAGTATTTTCCGGGGCCCGACGTGTGGGGCACGCACCATGCGCCGTCCACATCCGGCATCACACAGCCGCCGGTGCTCGCCTCTGCCGTTGCACGGCTCGTCGCCAACGCGCGCGACAAAGGCCTTGCCGAGGCGAAAGGAGCGGCGATCTATCGGCAGCTTTTGGCCAACCATCGCTGGTGGTCGCGGGCGCGCGATCCGCTGCAGACGGGCCTCGTGGCTGTGCTGCATCCGTGGGAAACAGGGATGGACAACAGCCCAGCTTGGGATACAGCGTTTGCGCGCGTACCTACAAACACCACGACGGTCGTCAAGCGACGCGACACGAGCCACGTCGATGCCGGACATCGCCCGCACAACATCGACTACCAGCGGTTCATCCATCTGGTCGATTGCTATCGCGATGCGGGCTGGGATCCGGCGCGGATGTGGCAGGTCGCGCCTTTCAAAGTTGCCGATGTTTCGATCAACGCCATTCTGGTGCGCGCGGAAGTTGATCTGCTGGGGCTCGCCGCGCGCTTCGGCACGGCCGCCGAGCAGGCCGAGATCGCGAAGCGAGCTACGCGCATGAAGCAGGCACTCGCGACGCTATGGCAGCCAAAGCTCGGCCTATTCGGCTCGCGCGATCTGATCGCCGATGCGCCGATCGAGGTTGCGACCTCGGCAGGCTTCTTGCCGCTATATGCCGATGCAGCGAATGCCGCACAGGCTGCACAGATGGGGGCTACGCTCGACCGTTGGCGTTCTCAAGTGGACGTCCTCGTTCCCTCGACGCCACCCGAATCCCCGGCTTTCGAAGCGCTACGCTATTGGCGCGGACCGGTCTGGGCCGTTGTCAATTGGATGATCGCCGACGGTTTTGCGCGCGCGGGCGACGCGGTGCACGCACAGCAGATTTCGGCGTCGACGCGGAGCGCCATTGAACGGGCGGGCTTCGGCGAGAATTTCAATCCGCTCAGCGGTGCGGCCGGCGGCGGCGGCACCTTTTCGTGGACGGCAGCGATCTATCTGCTGCTCGCGGAGAAGGGCTGA
- a CDS encoding transporter substrate-binding domain-containing protein: MNRRDLARVIGTGFVGGATLAAAQTAQAQAPAAAGRSRLQQILERGTMRVGTTGDFNPMSFRDTTTNSYQGFDVEAMTQLAADSGVRVEWVQTEWAQIVAGIGANRFDIFSGASVTMARARGAAFTAPYFEFSSVPVAAKPAAARFATWEAINADGVRVAVSMGTVFEDQAKAHFPRARIVSVQAPATGFQEVLAGRADLTLTSNVEASSLIRRFDALTLLAASVQPRNRRPAAFMMAQDDPVWLNYVNTWVALKAREGFFEALENKWLPKS, translated from the coding sequence ATGAATCGCCGCGATCTTGCCCGCGTGATCGGTACGGGTTTTGTCGGGGGGGCGACGCTCGCCGCCGCCCAAACCGCCCAAGCCCAAGCGCCTGCCGCCGCCGGGCGTTCGCGCCTCCAGCAGATCCTCGAGCGCGGCACCATGCGCGTCGGCACCACGGGCGATTTCAACCCGATGAGCTTCCGCGACACGACGACCAACTCGTATCAGGGCTTCGACGTCGAAGCGATGACCCAGCTCGCCGCCGATTCCGGGGTGCGCGTGGAATGGGTGCAGACCGAGTGGGCGCAAATCGTGGCGGGGATCGGCGCCAACCGGTTTGACATTTTTTCGGGCGCCTCGGTGACGATGGCGCGCGCCCGCGGTGCAGCGTTCACGGCACCTTATTTCGAGTTCAGCTCGGTGCCCGTGGCCGCGAAGCCGGCAGCGGCGCGCTTTGCGACGTGGGAAGCGATCAATGCCGACGGCGTGCGCGTGGCCGTGTCGATGGGCACCGTGTTCGAAGATCAGGCGAAAGCCCATTTCCCGCGCGCGCGCATTGTCTCGGTGCAGGCGCCTGCGACTGGCTTCCAGGAAGTGTTGGCTGGGCGCGCGGATCTGACATTGACCAGCAATGTCGAGGCGTCTTCGCTGATCCGCCGTTTCGACGCCTTGACCCTGCTGGCTGCCAGTGTCCAGCCGCGCAACCGCCGTCCGGCGGCCTTCATGATGGCTCAGGACGATCCCGTGTGGCTGAACTACGTCAATACCTGGGTCGCCCTAAAGGCGCGCGAAGGTTTCTTCGAAGCGCTCGAGAACAAGTGGCTGCCCAAATCCTGA
- a CDS encoding amino acid ABC transporter permease has protein sequence MAAQILTRRILTRLPARRTATILAMAGVFALSGCGGHSYNWGWYVVSPLDSRGLKNLAFLADGMIATVMLSLVAIAISVVLGAGLAIVGLSRVPALRALNRVYVEVFRAIPVLVLLLWVYYGLPVVAGIQFSVMAAGIATLALSDAAFESEIFRAGIQSVALGQSEAAMSLGLTRWQTMRFIVLPQAIRRILPALGNQFVYVLKMSSLISVVGYQELTRRAQELVLIEYRPLEIYTMLVIEYLLLILVVSWLVRRLEARMAAGR, from the coding sequence GTGGCTGCCCAAATCCTGACGCGCCGAATCCTGACGCGGCTGCCCGCGCGCCGGACCGCGACGATCCTGGCTATGGCCGGGGTCTTCGCGCTGTCCGGCTGCGGGGGGCATTCCTACAATTGGGGGTGGTACGTTGTTTCGCCGCTCGATTCGCGCGGCCTCAAGAACCTTGCCTTCCTCGCCGACGGCATGATCGCGACCGTGATGCTGTCGCTCGTCGCGATCGCGATATCGGTCGTACTGGGCGCCGGCCTTGCGATCGTGGGTCTGTCGCGCGTGCCCGCGCTGCGCGCGCTCAATCGCGTCTATGTCGAGGTCTTCCGCGCCATCCCGGTGCTGGTGCTGCTGCTCTGGGTCTATTACGGGCTGCCGGTCGTCGCGGGCATCCAGTTCAGCGTGATGGCGGCGGGTATCGCCACGCTTGCTTTGTCTGATGCAGCGTTCGAGTCCGAGATTTTTCGCGCGGGCATCCAATCGGTCGCCCTCGGCCAGAGCGAGGCAGCGATGAGTCTTGGGCTCACGCGCTGGCAAACGATGCGTTTTATCGTGCTGCCGCAGGCCATCCGCCGAATCCTCCCGGCGTTGGGCAACCAATTCGTCTACGTGCTGAAGATGAGTTCGCTGATCTCGGTTGTGGGCTACCAGGAGCTTACGCGCCGCGCCCAGGAACTGGTGCTGATCGAATATCGACCGCTGGAGATCTACACGATGCTGGTCATCGAGTATCTGCTGCTGATCCTCGTCGTGTCGTGGCTGGTGCGCAGGCTCGAAGCGCGCATGGCGGCCGGGCGCTAG